In one Candidatus Eisenbacteria bacterium genomic region, the following are encoded:
- a CDS encoding HAMP domain-containing histidine kinase: MSQRSLAARLLSLQLLLVSTAIVLIAVSTFWLTDRLLIHEEGRALEEAAARAAAGIAGEWNEEKDLARAARSAVEESPLLGYAIDVYDQNRHLVFTTSRQSGSAKAGGTRQNEVRLPQGGWVVARVSTESRRGAVAALLVVLTIVSLIVFALTFAASRILARRELAPLARLAGEADQLARDMRIRPLHRDGDPVEVGAVATAFDRLLARLDEFLESERNFTRDAAHELRTPLTVISGELEYALADAALPGVHRAHLESARSQARALSDLVDALLFLRSAEGGAPGVGRAGDPVNLGDVARDLIPAIQTENPSRVADLEVRVPDEALVAGDAELLAAAVRNLIENAIKFTDDRKPVRVLVTADSDWVRLTVEDGGPGVPAAEAERVFDPFYRGAEARATRSGLGLGLSLARRIARAHGGDLRLDRSELGGALLELRLPALARGSGRGRAFSV; the protein is encoded by the coding sequence ATGAGCCAGCGTTCGCTGGCCGCCCGTCTCCTCTCGCTCCAGCTGCTCCTCGTGTCGACGGCAATTGTCCTGATCGCGGTCTCCACCTTCTGGCTCACCGATCGCCTTCTGATCCATGAAGAGGGAAGGGCGCTGGAGGAAGCGGCGGCGCGGGCCGCCGCGGGCATCGCCGGAGAGTGGAACGAGGAGAAGGACCTTGCCCGCGCCGCCCGATCGGCGGTGGAGGAGAGCCCGCTCCTCGGCTACGCGATCGACGTGTACGACCAGAATCGCCATCTTGTCTTCACCACGTCGCGGCAGTCCGGATCCGCCAAAGCGGGCGGGACGCGTCAGAACGAGGTCCGGCTGCCTCAGGGAGGATGGGTGGTGGCGCGTGTTTCGACGGAATCCCGCCGCGGAGCCGTCGCGGCGCTCCTCGTCGTGCTCACGATCGTTTCGCTCATCGTGTTCGCCCTCACCTTCGCCGCAAGCCGAATTCTGGCCCGGCGGGAGCTGGCGCCGCTCGCCAGGCTCGCCGGCGAGGCAGATCAGCTCGCGCGGGACATGCGGATTCGCCCGCTCCACAGGGACGGGGATCCCGTCGAGGTCGGGGCCGTCGCCACGGCGTTCGATCGGCTGCTCGCGAGGCTCGACGAATTTCTGGAGTCGGAGCGCAACTTCACCCGGGACGCCGCGCACGAATTGCGGACGCCGCTGACGGTCATCTCGGGGGAGCTTGAATACGCGCTCGCGGACGCCGCCCTCCCCGGCGTCCATCGTGCTCATCTGGAGAGCGCCCGCTCCCAGGCCCGCGCCCTCAGCGACCTCGTGGACGCCCTGCTCTTCCTCCGCTCGGCCGAGGGCGGAGCGCCGGGCGTGGGACGCGCCGGCGACCCGGTCAACCTCGGGGACGTGGCGCGGGACCTCATTCCGGCAATCCAAACAGAAAATCCCTCGAGGGTCGCCGATCTCGAAGTGCGCGTGCCCGACGAGGCGCTGGTGGCCGGCGACGCGGAGCTGCTCGCGGCCGCCGTGCGCAACCTGATCGAGAACGCGATCAAGTTCACGGACGATCGCAAGCCGGTCCGGGTCTTAGTCACCGCCGACTCCGACTGGGTCCGCCTCACCGTCGAGGACGGCGGTCCGGGCGTCCCTGCCGCCGAAGCCGAGCGCGTCTTCGATCCCTTCTACCGAGGCGCCGAAGCCCGCGCGACGAGGTCTGGCCTCGGACTCGGGCTGTCGCTGGCTCGGCGGATCGCGCGCGCCCACGGGGGCGATCTTCGTCTTGACCGATCGGAGCTGGGCGGCGCGTTGCTCGAGCTTCGACTCCCGGCGCTCGCTCGCGGTTCTGGCCGCGGCCGTGCCTTTTCCGTTTAG
- a CDS encoding aspartate aminotransferase family protein produces MKRAALQGDELPAVIAPPPGPKSRAAAKRLRRAEGAAIWGRDESPIVWSRARGAVVEDLDGNRYVDFTSGFGVASLGHSAPEVKRAVSAQAGRLVQGLGDLMPHAAREKLVRRLSKLGGRLNRVLLASTGAETVELALKTAAIATGRRRVVSFRGAYHGDSYGALEVTDYPKPPEPLRAQLQGRAIRVPYPYPYRDAPAAVREGASDDGSRVEEAFALIDAELGTADPPGAVIVEPIQGRAGAIVPPPGFLPRLCRHARERRLLVIYDEILTGAGRTGPFWAWERSGPDAEPDLLCAGKGLGGGVAIAALLGRAEVMEAWRRHVPPSGEAPHASTFYAHPLACAGALAAIERLTAPDFREHADKMGTTLAEGLTRIADRHPTVGEARSAGLLGAIELVRDRVSKEAAPEILGRVISDLLARGVLALPSGIHENVLMLLPPLTIHEAQLRHGLEAIDAAIARVKP; encoded by the coding sequence GTGAAGCGGGCGGCACTCCAGGGCGATGAGCTGCCGGCGGTCATCGCGCCCCCACCCGGACCGAAGTCCCGCGCCGCGGCCAAGCGACTCCGCCGCGCGGAGGGCGCGGCCATCTGGGGACGCGACGAATCGCCGATCGTCTGGTCCCGCGCGCGCGGTGCTGTCGTCGAGGATCTCGACGGGAACCGGTACGTGGACTTCACGTCCGGATTCGGCGTCGCATCGCTCGGCCACTCCGCGCCGGAGGTCAAGCGCGCGGTCTCCGCCCAGGCGGGCCGGCTCGTCCAGGGGCTCGGCGACCTGATGCCGCACGCCGCGCGGGAGAAGCTGGTGCGCCGTCTCTCGAAGCTGGGCGGGCGGCTCAACCGCGTGCTTCTGGCCAGCACGGGCGCGGAGACAGTGGAGCTGGCGCTGAAGACGGCCGCGATCGCGACCGGTCGCCGTCGGGTCGTCTCGTTCCGGGGTGCCTATCACGGCGATTCCTACGGGGCTCTGGAGGTCACCGATTACCCGAAGCCGCCGGAGCCGCTGCGCGCGCAGCTTCAGGGCCGGGCGATCCGCGTGCCGTATCCGTACCCGTACCGCGACGCTCCCGCGGCCGTCCGCGAAGGAGCGAGCGACGATGGGTCGCGCGTCGAGGAGGCGTTCGCATTGATCGACGCGGAGCTCGGGACGGCCGACCCACCCGGCGCGGTGATCGTGGAGCCGATCCAGGGGCGCGCCGGCGCGATCGTGCCGCCGCCGGGATTCCTCCCTCGACTCTGCCGGCACGCGCGGGAGCGCCGCCTTCTGGTGATCTACGACGAGATCCTGACCGGGGCGGGAAGGACCGGGCCGTTCTGGGCGTGGGAGCGCTCGGGCCCGGACGCGGAGCCCGACCTCCTCTGTGCCGGGAAGGGACTCGGCGGCGGCGTCGCGATCGCCGCGCTCCTTGGAAGGGCCGAAGTGATGGAGGCCTGGAGACGCCACGTTCCGCCGTCGGGCGAGGCGCCGCACGCAAGCACCTTCTACGCCCACCCGCTCGCCTGCGCCGGCGCGCTTGCCGCGATCGAGCGGCTCACGGCGCCGGACTTCCGGGAGCACGCGGATAAGATGGGAACGACGCTCGCGGAGGGACTGACGAGGATCGCCGATCGGCACCCCACGGTCGGCGAGGCCCGCTCGGCCGGGCTTCTCGGCGCCATCGAGCTGGTGCGCGATCGCGTGAGCAAGGAGGCGGCCCCTGAGATTCTCGGCCGGGTCATCTCGGACCTCCTCGCTCGAGGGGTCCTGGCCCTACCCAGCGGCATTCACGAGAATGTCCTGATGCTGCTCCCGCCGCTCACGATTCACGAGGCCCAGCTCCGGCACGGTCTCGAGGCGATCGACGCGGCGATCGCGAGGGTGAAGCCATGA
- a CDS encoding HlyD family efflux transporter periplasmic adaptor subunit: protein MRALPKMLMILGLGAALAGCSSEPPADTAAIPRPEVRVARVESRSFRETIEAPGQWKASVETVLPAPFEAVVESIAVGIGDRVRRGEVLAWCRTAESDAVLRGAEMMRRQATDARSIQDAEQAVAEARRSIVHVPITSPASGTVLRRQIDAGSRLSSGSELLAVVTDDALVFEVRVPVSESAAIRAGMESTISDGDGPARAARVRSSLPTSGGDQSTLVWLRPQAPPERPALGRFGTGVIFTGRNITSLAVPDTAVVEDDLTGASRIAVLDSGEVVRWVSVRLGPRVDRARAVSGADLKQGVLLVVDGQRALLDGMHVAVRP from the coding sequence ATGCGCGCACTCCCCAAAATGCTGATGATCCTCGGACTCGGTGCCGCGCTCGCGGGCTGCAGCTCGGAGCCGCCTGCCGATACCGCGGCGATCCCGAGACCCGAGGTGCGGGTCGCGCGGGTGGAATCCCGATCGTTCCGGGAAACGATCGAGGCGCCGGGCCAGTGGAAGGCGTCTGTCGAGACCGTGCTTCCCGCGCCCTTCGAAGCGGTGGTCGAGTCGATCGCCGTGGGGATCGGCGATCGCGTCCGTCGGGGCGAGGTCCTCGCGTGGTGCCGGACCGCGGAGTCGGACGCGGTGCTCCGGGGAGCCGAGATGATGAGGCGGCAGGCGACCGACGCGCGGAGCATTCAGGACGCCGAGCAAGCGGTCGCCGAGGCCCGCAGGTCGATCGTCCACGTGCCGATCACGAGCCCGGCGAGCGGGACCGTGCTCCGGCGCCAGATCGATGCCGGATCGCGGCTCAGCTCCGGGAGCGAGCTCCTCGCCGTCGTCACGGACGACGCCCTTGTGTTCGAGGTCCGCGTCCCGGTCTCCGAATCCGCGGCGATCCGCGCCGGAATGGAGTCGACGATATCGGACGGTGACGGTCCGGCGCGCGCCGCCCGCGTCCGGTCCTCGCTCCCGACCTCCGGGGGTGACCAGTCGACCCTCGTCTGGCTGCGCCCTCAGGCGCCTCCCGAGCGTCCCGCTCTGGGGAGGTTCGGCACGGGGGTCATCTTCACGGGACGGAACATCACGTCGCTGGCCGTGCCCGATACCGCCGTGGTGGAAGACGATCTCACCGGGGCGAGCCGGATCGCGGTTCTGGATTCGGGCGAGGTCGTGCGTTGGGTGAGCGTGCGCCTCGGCCCCCGGGTCGATCGCGCGCGGGCGGTCTCGGGAGCCGATCTCAAACAGGGGGTGCTCCTCGTCGTGGACGGCCAGCGGGCGCTCCTCGACGGAATGCACGTAGCGGTTCGACCGTGA
- a CDS encoding DMT family transporter: MRYLRAWQDTPSAPLGATVPSRRQGAVVPSRRVAPVAAERVRSEVAPIRSPTPSPGASILQKKRVAFALAANQLLSSGTHLIAKGAMTAIGPLPVALLRFAAASAALLFYQRFRAGAESLARRDVPLILFLGFLVVPVNQGCFLFGLSHSTPSHAALLYALTPVVVLLLAGRILRERGTWSKLAGMAVAFAGVVVILVERGLKRDLGVFAGDLLILAAVFGWSLYTVLSKPLLARHDPMTVTTWAIVSGTALCLPAFFIPGALPPLRTIGPAVWGGIFYLAIGTSVIAYPLWMYALRHLEASKVAVATNTQPILTAALSWIFLREQLTPGFFVGAALILAGVTWVETRRSA, translated from the coding sequence GTGAGGTACCTCCGAGCCTGGCAGGATACCCCATCGGCGCCACTTGGAGCCACCGTTCCCTCGCGCCGCCAAGGAGCTGTCGTTCCCTCGCGCCGCGTTGCGCCCGTCGCCGCCGAACGTGTACGCTCCGAAGTCGCTCCGATCCGATCGCCCACTCCGAGCCCGGGAGCTTCCATCCTCCAGAAGAAGCGCGTCGCCTTTGCCCTGGCGGCGAACCAGCTCCTCTCGAGCGGCACGCATCTCATCGCCAAGGGGGCCATGACAGCGATCGGGCCGCTGCCGGTCGCTCTGCTTCGCTTTGCCGCGGCGTCGGCGGCCCTCCTCTTCTACCAGAGGTTCCGGGCTGGGGCGGAGTCGCTTGCCCGACGCGACGTTCCGCTCATCCTCTTCCTTGGATTCCTCGTCGTGCCGGTGAACCAAGGATGCTTTCTCTTCGGGCTCTCGCACTCGACCCCGAGCCACGCCGCGCTGCTCTACGCACTTACTCCGGTCGTCGTGCTGCTGCTCGCCGGGCGGATCCTCCGCGAGCGAGGCACCTGGTCGAAGCTGGCCGGGATGGCGGTCGCCTTCGCGGGCGTCGTGGTGATACTCGTAGAGCGCGGCTTGAAGCGCGACCTCGGCGTCTTCGCGGGGGACCTGCTCATTCTGGCCGCGGTGTTCGGCTGGTCTCTATACACCGTGCTCTCGAAGCCGCTCTTGGCGCGCCACGATCCGATGACGGTGACCACCTGGGCCATCGTCTCGGGCACCGCGCTCTGCCTCCCCGCGTTCTTCATCCCGGGGGCGCTGCCGCCGCTTCGGACGATCGGCCCCGCCGTCTGGGGCGGGATCTTCTACCTCGCGATCGGGACCTCGGTGATAGCCTATCCGCTGTGGATGTACGCGCTCCGGCATCTCGAGGCGTCGAAGGTCGCGGTCGCGACGAATACGCAGCCGATTCTCACCGCCGCCCTCTCGTGGATCTTCCTCAGGGAACAGCTCACGCCCGGGTTCTTCGTTGGGGCCGCCCTGATCCTCGCGGGCGTGACGTGGGTCGAGACGCGGAGGAGCGCGTGA
- a CDS encoding response regulator transcription factor: MNVLLVEDSAPTRDLLSRYLGEAGMTATFASRLSTGFERAMAGEFDVIVLDLMLPDGDGLDLCRRLRAAGNSTPVLCLTARAEVADRVAGLDAGADDYLKKPFALAELSARIRALARRRGVPPPRILEAAGTKIDFTARRLQHRGHEVPLTDREWRLLEMLAARSGHVVERAEILQVLWPGAEQAGADSLDVILGRVRRKLRSESGGFGIRTIRGAGLVFEPSS; this comes from the coding sequence ATGAATGTCCTCCTCGTGGAAGACAGCGCGCCGACGCGCGATCTGCTGAGCCGCTACCTCGGAGAGGCTGGCATGACCGCCACGTTCGCGTCCCGTCTGAGCACCGGCTTCGAGCGCGCGATGGCGGGCGAATTCGACGTCATCGTTCTGGATCTCATGCTCCCCGATGGGGACGGCCTCGACCTCTGCCGGCGACTGCGAGCGGCGGGGAACTCGACGCCGGTGCTCTGCCTCACCGCCCGCGCCGAGGTGGCGGATCGAGTCGCGGGTCTCGACGCGGGTGCGGACGACTACTTGAAGAAGCCGTTCGCGCTGGCCGAGCTCTCGGCCCGCATCCGCGCGCTCGCCCGGCGCCGCGGGGTGCCGCCACCCCGGATCCTCGAAGCCGCCGGCACAAAGATCGACTTCACCGCGCGTCGATTACAGCACCGGGGCCACGAGGTGCCGCTCACGGACCGCGAATGGAGGCTGCTCGAGATGCTCGCCGCGCGCAGCGGCCACGTCGTGGAGCGCGCGGAGATCCTCCAGGTGCTCTGGCCCGGGGCCGAGCAGGCCGGAGCGGATAGTCTCGACGTGATCCTGGGCCGCGTACGCCGGAAGCTTCGCTCCGAATCGGGCGGATTCGGCATCCGAACGATCCGGGGCGCGGGCCTCGTATTCGAGCCGTCGTCATGA